A window of the Trichoderma asperellum chromosome 4, complete sequence genome harbors these coding sequences:
- a CDS encoding uncharacterized protein (EggNog:ENOG41~TransMembrane:6 (o33-53i65-86o114-135i147-169o204-223i235-259o)) codes for MVDSRIQQAIADGNVPPGITAEFLSESRDRASIIGIVFVTALTFIVVVTRLISRSLIVRRIGIDDVLAAVSLALLICFVGLSIELINLGSGRHFAFIEYVLDVPTVLRTQVLDFVAHIIYTTALLLCRISGLAFYYRVCGLHNNFLIAIKVVFGILVAGFLPQIFLLIFHCKPVTGYWPYGWEPVAPRYTCLQWGVVYSVNSSVSLLCDLLLFGIPIAMLRSLEMSRKRKIQLAGILLPGIAVIAISITRLVLVILGQWETDESWSYDPMLGVEASEIGATLIALSVPGAKPLFDKVFFKKDDSQTSGASHYGRKTSSFRSRGTALSNLRFQTNSQHSILGSQEDEGPKYAPETSATVGSRHNNDGDGIYVQVDFDIKEARVNTNTTPSLNSR; via the exons ATGGTGGACTCTCGCATTCAACAAGCCATCGCGGATGGCAATGTTCCACCGGGCATCACGGCCGAATTCTTGAGCGAGAGCCGTGACCGAGCGTCGATTATCGGCATTGTTTTCGTCACGGCCCTGACGTTTATAGTCGTAGTCACACGGCTGATATCCCGATCACTTATTGTACGGCGCATTGGTATTGACGATGTGCTGGCCGCAGTGTCACTG GCCCTGTTAATATGCTTCGTTGGATTGAGCATTGAGCTCATCAACCTGGGCTCCGGCAGGCATTTTGCCTTTATCGAATACGTGCTGGATGTACCCACGGTCCTTCGGACGCAGGTGCTGGATTTCGTTGCGCATATCATCTACACGACGGCCCTCTTGCTATGCCGCATATCCGGTCTGGCATTCTACTACCGAGTGTGTGGGCTTCACAACAACTTCTTGATAGCCATCAAGGTAGTCTTCGGCATCTTGGTCGCCGGTTTCCTCCCCCAGATCTTCCTGCTCATCTTCCACTGCAAGCCAGTCACGGGCTACTGGCCGTATGGGTGGGAGCCTGTTGCTCCTCGCTATACTTGCCTGCAATGGGGTGTGGTGTACAGTGTCAACTCGTCGGTGTCACTGCTCTGCgacttgcttctctttggcaTCCCCATTGCGATGCTGCGGAGTCTAGAGATGTCCCGTAAGCGTAAGATCCAGCTGGCCGGCATTCTGCTTCCGGGTATCGC AGTCATTGCGATTTCGATTACTCGACTGGTTCTTGTTATCCTCGGACAGTGGGAGACGGACGAATCATGGTCGTACGACCCCATGTTGGGCGTGGAAGCATCCGAGATAGGAGCTACTCTCATCGCCTTGTCGGTACCTGGAGCCAAGCCGCTGTTTGATAAGgtcttcttcaagaaggaTGATTCCCAGACAAGCGGCGCATCCCACTACGGACGCAAAACCAGCTCTTTCCGCTCTCGAGGAACTGCTCTGAGCAACTTGAGATTCCAGACGAACAGCCAGCACAGCATACTGGGAAGCCAGGAAGACGAGGGCCCCAAGTATGCTCCCGAGACTTCGGCAACTGTTGGCAGCAGGCATAACAACGACGGAGATGGAATCTACGTTCAGGTCGACTTTGATATCAAAGAGGCCCGAGTGAATACGAACACTACGCCGAGCCTGAATAGTCGATAG
- a CDS encoding uncharacterized protein (EggNog:ENOG41~TransMembrane:13 (i539-565o580-600i621-645o657-678i690-711o790-811i1210-1231o1243-1266i1287-1314o1326-1347i1354-1372o1384-1403i1476-1497o)) — protein MAQNEDAKEAVDGALERNEISTHQGNQLFNSTEDYDEGEGSSAERSPRETHSRDSDNDASTFPSALSRSNTYDGESIMEQDDRAELKRIATALSRRQSSVAAPTRRQSVGLGTVDEYDAALDPDRREFDLSKWLLRFIRELGEKGLSDRQTGVSFRNLDVYGSGDAVQLQQTVGSVLMAPLRIGEFFSFGKKEPKHILNSFNGFVKSGELLVVLGRPGSGCSTLLKSICGELHGLNLGEGSSISYNGIPQKQMKKEFKGEAIYNQEVDKHFPHLTVGQTLEFAASVRTPSHRAHDMPRAEYCRYIAKVVMAVFGLTHTYNTKVGNDFIRGVSGGERKRVSIAEMVLAGSPFSSWDNSTRGLDSATAFKFVQALRTSADLGNHAHAVAIYQASQAIYDLFDKATVLYEGRQIYFGPANQAKAYFEKQGWYCPPRQTTGDFLTSVTNPVERQAREGWEMRVPRTPEDFERLWLQSPEFKMLQKDLDQYEEEFGGERQGESLAHFRQQKNYRQAKRMRPKSPYIISIPMQIRFNTKRAYQRIWNNMSATMASTVVQIVMALIIGSIFFDTPNNTDGFYAKGSVLFVAILLNALTAISEINNLYSQRPIVEKHASYAFYHPATEAAAGIAADIPIKFITATVFNVILYFMAGLRREPSQFFIYYLIGYISIFVMSAIFRTMAAITRTVSQAMSLAGILVLALVIYTGFTITVPSMHPWFSWIRWINPIYYAFEILVANEFHGQEFPCGSSFVPPYSPQVGNSWICPVPGAVAGSATVSGDAFIATNYEYYYSHVWRNFGILMGFLFFFMAIYFIATELNSSTTSTAEALVFQRGHVPAHLLKGNTGPARTDVVVDEKGAHGTDTADSNVGGLEPQRDIFTWRNVVYDIKIKNEDRRLLDHVSGWVKPGTLTALMGVSGAGKTTLLDVLAQRTTMGVITGDMLVNGRPRDPSFQRKTGYVQQQDLHLETATVRESLRFSAMLRQPKSVSKKEKFAFVEEVIKMLNMEEFANAVVGVPGEGLNVEQRKLLTIGVELAAKPKLLLFLDEPTSGLDSQSSWAICSFLRKLADSGQAILCTVHQPSAILFQTFDRLLFLAKGGKTVYFGDIGQNSRTLLDYFEANGARKCGDEENPAEYMLEIVNKGTNDRGEEWPSVWKSGSEFEKVQTELDRIHEEKLAEGHGAEDASSQSEFATSFGAQLWEVTFRIFQQYWRMPAYIFAKFMLGTAAGLFIGFSFFDADSSLAGMQNVIFSVFMVTTIFSTIVQQIQPLFVTQRSLYEVRERPSKAYSWKAFILANVFVEIPYQIIMGVLVFACFYYPVVGIQSSIRQILVLLYIMQLFIFASSFAHMIIVAMPDAQTAASLVTFLVLMSTLFNGVLQTPSALPGFWLFMWRVSVFTYWVAGIVATELHGRPIVCSENELSIFNPPSGQTCGEYLAPFLQQAPGQLQNPSATDQCRYCQLSNADQYLAGSRIYWSDRWRNYGIVWAYIAFNIFTAITLYYLFRVKKWNTAGFRFSFPWGKKAGKKTN, from the exons ATGGCACAGAACGAAGACGCCAAAGAAGCTGTGGATGGGGCCTTGGAAAGAAACGAGATTTCCACCCATCAAGGCAATCAATTGTTCAACTCTACGGAAGACTATGATGAAGGAGAGGGATCTTCAGCTGAAAGGAGTCCTCGCGAGACTCACTCGAGAGATTCCGACAATGACGCCAGCACCTTCCCCTCAGCCTTGAGTCGCTCTAATACCTACGATGGGGAGTCTATAATGGAACAGGATGACAGGGCCGAGCTCAAACGCATTGCAACTGCACTATCTCGCCGCCAGTCTAGTGTTGCTGCTCCGACTCGCCGTCAGTCAGTTGGACTTGGTACCGTTGACGAATATGATGCCGCCCTTGACCCTGATCGCCGGGAGTTTGACTTATCAAAATGGCTACTTCGCTTCATCCGGGAACTTGGTGAAAAGGGTCTTTCAGATCGGCAAACAGGGGTCTCATTTCGAAATCTTGACGTCTATGGCTCTGGAGATGCAGTTCAACTCCAACAGACAGTGGGATCTGTTTTGATGGCACCACTGAGGATTGGAGAGTTTTTCAGCTTCGGAAAAAAGGAGCCAAAGCATATCCTGAACAGTTTCAATGGCTTTGTCAAAAGCGGAGAACTCCTAGTTGTCCTTGGACGACCTGGTTCTGGCTGCAGCACACTTCTTAAATCTATTTGTGGCGAGTTACATGGCCTAAACCTCGGCGAAGGCTCAAGTATTAGCTATAACGGCATCCCACaaaagcagatgaagaaggagtTCAAGGGTGAAGCCATTTATAACCAGGAG GTTGATAAACACTTTCCTCATCTTACTGTTGGCCAAACACTAGAATTTGCAGCTTCAGTTAGAACACCATCTCATCGTGCTCACGACATGCCCCGCGCTGAATATTGTCGTTACATTGCCAAAGTCGTCATGGCCGTATTCGGgctcacacacacatacaatACCAAAGTCGGCAATGATTTTATTCGAGGAGTATCTGGAGGCGAAAGAAAGCGTGTCAGCATCGCAGAAATGGTTTTAGCCGGCTCGCCATTTTCTTCATGGGATAATAG CACCCGAGGACTTGACTCAGCCACAGCTTTCAAATTCGTTCAAGCATTGCGAACATCTGCTGATCTAGGCAATCATGCTCATGCGGTTGCCATTTATCAAGCCAGTCAGGCCATCTACGACCTCTTTGACAAAGCCACGGTACTATACGAGGGTCGTCAAATCTACTTTGGGCCAGCAAACCAAGCAAAGGCATATTTTGAGAAACAAGGCTGGTACTGCCCCCCGCGCCAGACAACTGGGGATTTCCTGACCTCAGTTACCAATCCTGTTGAGCGCCAAGCTCGTGAGGGGTGGGAAATGAGAGTGCCTCGAACCCCAGAGGACTTTGAGCGGCTGTGGCTGCAGTCCCCCGAGTTCAAAATGTTGCAGAAAGATCTCGATCAATACGAAGAGGAATTTGGCGGCGAGCGACAGGGAGAGAGTCTTGCACACTTTCGACAGCAGAAAAACTACAGGCAGGCCAAGAGAATGCGACCAAAATCACCGTATATTATCAGCATTCCGATGCAAATCAGATTTAACACGAAACGTGCATATCAGCGCATATGGAATAACATGTCTGCTACCATGGCATCTACCGTGGTCCAAATCGTCATGGCTCTCATTATCGGTTCCATATTTTTCGACACTCCCAACAACACGGACGGTTTCTACGCCAAAGGTTCAGTTCTGTTTGTGGCCATCTTGCTAAACGCGTTGACAGCGATATCTGAAATCAACAACTTGTATTCGCAGCGGCCTATTGTCGAGAAACATGCATCATATGCCTTCTACCATCCAGCTAccgaagcagcagcgggtATTGCTGCCGATATTCCAATCAAATTCATCACTGCTACAGTCTTCAATGTTATCCTCTATTTTATGGCTGGGCTGAGAAGGGAGCCATCGCAGTTTTTCATTTACTATCTTATTGGCTACATCTCAATCTTTGTCATGAGCGCAATTTTTAGAACAATGGCTGCAATCACCAGAACTGTCTCCCAGGCCATGTCTCTTGCAGGAATCTTGGTTCTCGCTCTTGTCATCTACACTGGATTTACCATCACGGTGCCATCAATGCATCCTTGGTTCAGTTGGATCAGATGGATCAATCCAATCTACTATGCTTTTGAAATACTAGTCGCCAACGAGTTCCACGGTCAGGAGTTTCCctgcggcagcagcttcgtccCTCCATACAGCCCCCAGGTCGGAAATTCTTGGATCTGTCCCGTCCCAGGCGCTGTTGCAGGTAGCGCGACTGTAAGCGGAGATGCATTTATTGCGACCAATTATGAATACTACTACTCCCATGTTTGGCGCAACTTTGGTATCTTGATGGGCTTCCTGTTCTTTTTCATGGCCATATACTTTATCGCTACGGAGCTCAACTCTTCCACGACAAGCACCGCTGAGGCTCTTGTTTTCCAACGGGGCCATGTTCCTGCACATCTCTTGAAAGGAAATACCGGCCCTGCTAGAACTGACGTTGTGGTCGATGAAAAGGGAGCGCATGGAACCGATACTGCTGACTCCAACGTCGGCGGATTAGAGCCGCAGCGGGACATTTTTACCTGGAGAAACGTTGTTTACGACATTAAGATTAAAAATGAAGATCGAAGGCTTCTGGATCATGTATCTGGTTGGGTAAAGCCAGGTACGTTAACTGCACTGATGGGTGTTAGTGGTGCAGGAAAGACGACTCTTCTCGATGTGCTCGCGCAACGAACGACAATGGGCGTTATTACCGGCGATATGCTTGTAAATGGCAGACCGCGAGACCCCAGCTTTCAGAGAAAAACTGGCTATGTCCAACAACAAG ATTTACATCTCGAAACCGCCACAGTTCGCGAAAGCTTGCGATTCAGCGCTATGCTACGTCAGCCCAAGTCTGTCAGCAAAAAGGAGAAATTCGCATTTGTTGAAGAAGTCATCAAGATGCTCAACATGGAAGAATTCGCAAATGCTGTTGTCGGTGTCCCAGGCGAAGGTCTCAATGTCGAACAGCGCAAACTGCTCACCATCGGAGTTGAGCTCGCCGCCAAGCCAAAGCtactcctcttcctcgacgAGCCGACCAGCGGTCTCGATTCTCAGAGCTCATGGGCCATTTGCTCGTTTCTTCGCAAATTGGCCGATTCTGGCCAGGCAATTCTCTGCACCGTTCATCAGCCCAGCGCTATCCTCTTCCAGACATTTGATCGTCTGCTTTTCTTGGCCAAGGGCGGAAAGACTGTTTATTTTGGAGACATTGGTCAAAATTCTCGTACCCTGTTGGATTACTTTGAGGCAAACGGAGCGCGAAAATgtggcgatgaagagaaTCCCGCCGAGTATATGCTTGAAATCGTAAACAAAGGAACCAATGatagaggagaagaatggcCCTCAGTTTGGAAATCCGGTTCAGAGTTTGAGAAGGTCCAGACTGAGCTTGATCGCATTCACGAAGAGAAATTAGCCGAGGGCCACGGTGCGGAAGATGCTTCATCCCAGTCGGAGTTTGCCACGTCCTTTGGAGCTCAGCTCTGGGAGGTGACTTTCCGAATCTTTCAGCAATATTGGCGAATGCCTGCCTATATCTTTGCAAAGTTTATGTTGGGGACAGCCGCCGGTTTATTTATtggcttttcctttttcgatGCAGATTCTTCATTGGCAGGGATGCAGAATGTAATCTTTTCAGTCTTCATGGTCACGACTATATTTTCCACCATTGTGCAACAG ATTCAACCTCTCTTTGTTACTCAGAGATCACTCTACGAAGTCCGCGAACGCCCAAGCAAAGCTTACTCATGGAAAGCATTTATACTTGCAAACGTGTTTGTTGAGATTCCTTATCAGATTATCATGGGTGTTCTCGTATTCGCTTGTTTCTACTACCCTGTCGTTGGCATCCAGAGCTCGATCCGCCAGATCCTGGTGCTATTATACATCATgcagctcttcatcttcgcgaGCTCATTCGCGCATATGATTATTGTCGCTATGCCGGATGCGCAGACAGCCGCCAGTCTCGTGACCTTCTTGGTGCTAATGAGCACCTTGTTCAATGGTGTTCTGCAGACACCATCTGCACTACCAGGGTTTTGGCTATTCATGTGGCGCGTCTCTGTCTTTACGTATTGGGTAGCTGGCATAGTTGCAACGGAGCTCCATGGACGACCGATTGTTTGTTCGGAAAATGAGTTGTCTATATTCAACCCTCCATCGGGTCAAACTTGCGGCGAATATCTGGCCCCATTCCTACAGCAAGCACCGGGACAGCTACAAAACCCATCGGCCACAGACCAGTGCCGCTACTGCCAACTCAGCAATGCAGACCAGTACTTGGCTGGGTCAAGAATTTATTGGAGCGATAGGTGGCGTAACTATGGCATTGTTTGGGCGTACATTGCATTCAACATCTTTACGGCGATTACCCTGTACTATCTATTCCGGGTCAAGAAATGGAACACCGCCGGCTTCAGATTTAGCTTTCCGTGGGGGAAGAAGGcgggaaagaagacaaaCTAA
- a CDS encoding uncharacterized protein (EggNog:ENOG41) yields MIMAAARYFPKLLGPADKETMSHSTLKSDSETRPCSACHHPPNKLRGPTAVITSLSALRHSGQSGCLSCSVLSAGIDGVIDDDAARLRNAVERLRIDINMAASGQSLTITLFTRQLEISVFAPPPSKTPELEILFPNVPVGLLDLPKNTNSDTSFEWVAERLRQCDNSHGCNQRRSKLAATLPRRILDVGFTDSSLIRLKELDIEANAVPKYACLSHCWGASQPSKTVAANLDSHKDEISWSSLPPVFQDSIAYVRKLGISLLWIDSLCIIQDDKQDWRIEAAKMASIYQNAYLVLSASKSPSSEDGLFGGIDEKSNPITIPIPSLSPGSALCFRRSLTHLPGYMDQRLVKKSPLPTFNRGWIFQERLLASRVLHFGPQELSWECLEESACQCTGNSSSSTSGGAIDTALTMEAQRKMKHKSVFNDDYWKQLDEIKLIKVWHMLVEDYTRLLLTFESDIFPAMSGIAKSFQQYTKSEYAAGMWKNSLLCDLAWYKVTTSDSSTENMEWRQRPKVWRAPTWSWASALGPIHFLDIGNGLVPLCELEEVKCLPFQADPTGELRGGHLLLRGHLISTSIQYRSSVNEDQGPRPLFNLYELDIMQRQVGNVFADYDSSLPETDHVDSGTPVKCFMLTTRPDSGSLTLLLLNEIGYDEQNCCAVWKRLGLLELSKPPTVLRDAKEYWLDVFKSQLADMTLLKII; encoded by the exons ATGATAATGGCAGCTGCTCGCTACTTCCCCAAGCTACTGGGACCCGCTGACAAAGAAACAATGTCGCACTCTACGCTCAAGTCCGATTCCGAAACCCGGCCATGCTCAGCATGCCATCATCCTCCAAACAAGCTCCGCGGACCTACGGCGGTTATCACAAGCCTCAGTGCCCTTCGCCATAGTGGACAGTCCGGCTGCCTTTCATGCTCTGTCTTGAGTGCCGGCATTGATGGCGtcattgatgatgatgcggcCCGGCTTCGGAATGCCGTCGAAAGGCTCCGCATAGACATAAACATGGCGGCATCAGGGCAGAGCCTAACCATCACCCTGTTTACACGCCAGCTGGAGATTTCCGTTTTTGCCCCTCCACCATCCA AAACACCTGAACTTGAAATCTTATTCCCAAATGTACCAGTTGGGCTTTTAGACCTACCCAAGAATACAAATTCTGATACTAGTTTCGAATGGGTGGCAGAGAGACTTAGACAATGCGACAACAGCCATGGATGCAATCAGAGACGCTCAAAGTTGGCGGCAACCCTACCGAGGAGAATCCTTGACGTGGGTTTTACGGACAGCAGCCTCATTCGTTTAAAAGAACTTGATATCGAAGCCAACGCGGTACCAAAGTATGCTTGCTTAAGCCACTGCTGGGGCGCTTCACAACCTTCGAAAACAGTAGCGGCCAACCTTGATTCGCATAAAGACGAGATCTCATGGAGTTCGCTGCCGCCCGTTTTTCAAGATTCTATCGCCTATGTGCGTAAACTAGGAATATCTCTGTTGTGGATCGACAGCCTGTGCATCATACAAGACGACAAACAGGACTGGAGAATAGAAGCCGCCAAGATGGCTTCAATCTACCAAAACGCATATCTCGTACTCTCTGCATCCAAGTCGCCCAGCTCAGAAGATGGTCTTTTTGGCGGAATTGACGAAAAGTCAAATCCCATCACAATTCCTATTCCATCTCTAAGTCCAGGATCTGCACTATGCTTTCGTAGATCTCTTACACATTTACCTGGATACATGGACCAAAGGCTTGTCAAGAAATCTCCCCTCCCAACTTTTAATCGTGGGTGGATATTTCAGGAGCGCCTTCTGGCCTCAAGAGTTCTTCACTTTGGACCACAAGAGCTCTCATGGGAGTGCTTAGAGGAATCTGCCTGTCAGTGCACTGggaattcttcttcttcgaccaGCGGTGGAGCTATTGATACAGCTCTTACGATGGAGGCGCAGCGGAAAATGAAACACAAATCAGTTTTTAACGATGATTATTGGAAGCAGCTAGATGAAATTAAACTCATCAAAGTCTGGCATATGTTGGTAGAGGACTATACGAGACTTCTTCTTACCTTTGAGAGTGATATTTTCCCAGCAATGTCAGGCATCGCGAAGAGTTTTCAGCAATATACAAAATCAGAATATGCTGCTGGAATGTGGAAGAATTCTTTGCTGTGTGATTTGGCATGGTATAAAGTAACCACGTCCGACAGCTCGACGGAGAATATGGAATGGCGACAACGCCCGAAAGTATGGAGAGCTCCAACATGGTCTTGGGCCTCGGCACTGGGCCCCATTCACTTTCTTGATATAGGAAATGGCTTGGTTCCTTTGTGTGAACTCGAAGAAGTGAAGTGTTTACCCTTCCAGGCAGACCCAACCGGCGAGCTTAGAGGTGGTCATCTCTTGCTACGTGGCCATCTTATATCGACTTCAATCCAGTATAGGTCATCTGTGAACGAAGATCAAGGTCCACGGCCATTATTTAATCTATACGAACTGGACATTATGCAAAGGCAAGTGGGCAATGTATTCGCAGACTACGACTCATCTCTGCCAGAAACTGATCATGTCGATTCTGGAACTCCTGTAAAGTGCTTCATGCTCACGACAAGGCCTGACTCGGGCTCACTGACACTGCTTCTGTTGAACGAGATTGGCTATGATGAGCAAAATTGCTGTGCCGTATGGAAGCGACTAGGGTTGCTCGAATTATCGAAACCTCCTACGGTACTCCGGGATGCCAAAGAGTATTGGTTGGACGTCTTCAAATCTCAGTTAGCCGATATGACGCTGCTGAAAATTATTTGA
- the KATG2 gene encoding Catalase-peroxidase 2 (SECRETED:SignalP(1-18)), whose translation MPLKNVLAIVGALPLASAVGCPYIQGNGNNHPARSVIAHPESILEPRFSPDGPDFGRCPRKSAVAGGGTRSSQWWPCELNLAVLRQNSDKTNPFGGRFDYSAAFSKLDVAQLKKDITALQTTSQDWWPADFGNYGPFFVRLAWHNAGTYRAIDGRGGAGMGQQRFAPLNSWPDNANLDKARRLLWPIKQKYGSSLSWADLFVFAGNTAMENMGFPTYGFGFGREDTYQSDEGIYWGAEQDMFPTDGNNVVRYNGSTDFTARADQLESPLGAVSMGLIYVDPRGPNGNPDTKASALDIRETFGRMGMDDEETVALIAGGHAFGKTHGAESGDDVGPEPNAAPLEQQGLGWKNTFGTGNADDTFTSGLEVIWSRTPTKWANEFLFSLLNNNFTLVQSPGGAPQWEAQDANATYPDPFIPGKFRKPTLLTSDLALRDDPIYHNISKTFLNDFDYFTEKFGLAWYKLLHRDMGPISRYLGPEIPKAAPLIWQDPLPAASGYSTLSASDITSLKQQILAAPGLNISNLVTTAWGSASTFRISDKRGGANGARIALQPQVSFAVNNPTRLQTVLKALKGIQSKYASSGKQVSLADLIVLGGNAAIESAAKAAGVSLTVPFTAGRVDALQNQTDVTTFAYLEPQADGFRNYGKGTTRSLTEEFLVDKAALLTLSPPELTVLIGGMRALNANFDGSSTGILTSRPGQLTNDWFVNLLGSYSTWSVVNGTNEERFQSVDPKSGKVQWTASRADLIFGSHPELRAIAEVYAGSDAGSKFTTDFVAAWSKVMNLDRYDVKGHLGAF comes from the exons ATGCCTCTCAAGAACGTGCTGGCCATTGTTGGCGCTCTGCCACTTGCCTCTGCTGTGGGCTGCCCTTACATCCAGGGCAATGGCAATAACCACCCAGCTCGCTCTGTGATTGCTCACCCAGAGTCAATCCTCGAGCCGAGATTCAGCCCTGATGGGCCTGACTTTGGCAGATGCCCTCGCAAGAGCGCCGTAGCTGGCGGAGGCACTCGAAGCAGCCAGTGGTGGCCGTGTGAGCTGAACTTGGCCGTGTTGCGCCAGAACTCGGACAAGACAAACCCCTTTGGTGGCCGCTTTGACTACAGCGCTGCCTTTTCCAAGCTCGATG TCGCTCAACTCAAGAAGGACATCACCGCCCTGCAGACCACCTCTCAGGACTGGTGGCCCGCTGACTTTGGCAACTACGGTCCCTTCTTCGTTCGTCTAGCATGGCACAATGCCGGTACCTATCGCGCCATTGACGGTCGTGGAGGAGCCGGCATGGGACAGCAGCGATTTGCTCCCCTCAACAGCTGGCCCGACAATGCCAACCTTGACAAGGCTCGTCGTCTGCTCT GGCCCATCAAGCAAAAGTATGGCAGCTCACTCTCCTGGGCTGATCTGTTCGTCTTCGCCGGTAACACTGCCATGGAGAACATGGGTTTCCCCACCTacggctttggctttggccgTGAGGATACCTACCAGTCCGACGAGGGTATCTACTGGGGTGCTGAGCAAGATATGTTCCCCACTGACGGAAATAACGTTGTCCGTTACAACGGCAGCACGGACTTCACTGCACGTGCTGATCAGCTTGAGAGTCCTCTTGGTGCTGTCAGCATGGGTCTCATCTATGTCGACCCCCGCGGCCCCAACGGCAACCCTGATACCAAGGCCTCTGCTCTGGATATCCGTGAGACCTTTGGTCGCATGGGTATGGATGATGAGGAAACTGTTGCTCTGATTGCTGGTGGTCACGCCTTCGGCAAGACCCACGGTGCTGAATCTGGCGATGATGTCGGCCCTGAGCCCAACGCCGCTCCTCTCGAGCAGCAGGGCCTCGGATGGAAGAACACCTTCGGTACTGGCAACGCTGATGACACCTTCACCAGTGGTCTTGAGGTTATCTGGTCTCGTACCCCCACTAAGTGGGCTAATG AGTTCCTATTCTCTCTGCTCAACAACAACTTTACCCTTGTCCAGTCCCCCGGCGGTGCTCCTCAATGGGAGGCCCAGGATGCCAATGCCACCTACCCCGACCCTTTCATTCCTGGCAAGTTCCGCAAACCTACTCTGCTTACCAGTGATTTGGCTCTCCGAGACGACCCCATCTACCACAACATCTCCAAGACCTTCCTGAACGACTTCGACTACTTCACTGAGAAGTTCGGTCTCGCCTGGT ACAAGCTCCTTCATCGTGACATGGGCCCTATTTCTCGCTACCTTGGCCCTGAGATTCCTAAGGCAGCTCCCCTGATCTGGCAGGATCCTCTCCCTGCTGCTTCCGGATACAGCACTCTCAGCGCTTCAGATATCACATCGCTCAAGCAGCAGATCCTTGCAGCTCCCGGCCTCAATATCTCCAACCTTGTTACCACCGCTTGGGGATCAGCCTCGACCTTCCGTATCTCTGACAAGCGTGGTGGAGCCAACGGCGCTCGCATTGCTCTACAGCCCCAGGTTTCATTCGCCGTCAACAACCCCACTCGTCTGCAGACTGTTCTCAAGGCT CTGAAAGGAATCCAGTCCAAGTATGCGTCAAGCGGCAAGCAGGTATCTCTTGCTGATCTCATTGTCCTTGGTGGTAACGCCGCCATTGAGAGcgctgccaaggctgctggtgTCTCTCTCACCGTGCCATTCACCGCTGGCCGAGTCGACGCCCTCCAGAACCAGACTGATGTTACTACTTTTGCTTACC TCGAGCCCCAAGCTGATGGCTTCCGCAACTACGGCAAAGGCACTACCCGATCTCTTACTGAGGAATTCTTGGTTGACAAGGCCGCTCTCCTGACTCTGAGCCCCCCCGAGCTGACTGTTCTCATTGGTGGCATGCGTGCTCTCAATGCCAACTTCGACGGCTCCTCAACCGGTATCCTCACCTCTCGCCCCGGCCAGCTCACCAACGACTGGTTCGTCAACCTTTTGGGCTCGTACTCCACCTGGTCCGTCGTCAATGGCACAAACGAGGAGCGATTCCAGAGCGTTGACCCCAAGTCTGGCAAGGTCCAGTGGACTGCCAGCCGTGCTGATCTCATCTTCGGCTCACACCCTGAGCTGCGTGCCATCGCTGAGGTCTACGCCGGCTCCGACGCTGGCTCCAAGTTCACTACTGACTTTGTTGCTGCTTGGTCCAAGGTCATGAACCTTGACCGCTATGATGTCAAGGGACACCTTGGAGCTTTCTAA